A genomic window from Cricetulus griseus strain 17A/GY chromosome 4, alternate assembly CriGri-PICRH-1.0, whole genome shotgun sequence includes:
- the Nr1i2 gene encoding nuclear receptor subfamily 1 group I member 2 isoform X2: MRSEESWSHVDLVHREEADSVSERPTINVDEEDGGFQICRVCGDKANGYHFNVMTCEGCKGFFRRAMKRNVRLRCPFRKGTCEITRKTRRQCQACRLRKCLESGMKKEMIMSDAAVEQRRALIKRKKREKIEAPLSVGQGLTEEQQALIQELMDAQTKTFDTTFSHFKDFRLPAVRNSGCELPEFLQASLLEDPAAWSQIMKDTVPMRISLKLRGEDGSIWNYQPPSTSDGKEIIPLLPHLADVSTYMFKGVINFAKVISYFRDLPIEDQISLLKGATFEMCLLRFNTMFDTETGTWECGRLAYCFEDPDGGFQKLLLDPLMKFHSMLKSLHLHKEEYVLMQAISLFSPDRPGVVQRSVVDQLQERFALTLKAYIECCRPYPAHRFLFMKIMAVLTELRSINAQQTQHLLRIQDTHPFVTPLMQELFSSTDS; encoded by the exons ATGAGATCTGAAGAAAGCTGGAGCCATGTTGACCTTGTACACCGTGAAGAAgcagattctgtctcagaaaggCCCACCATCAATGTAGATGAGGAAGATGGTGGTTTCCAAATCTGCCGTGTATGTGGGGACAAGGCCAATGGCTATCACTTCAATGTCATGACGTGTGAAGGATGCAAGGGATTTTTCAG AAGGGCCATGAAACGCAATGTCCGGCTGAGGTGCCCCTTCCGCAAGGGGACCTGCGAGATCACCCGGAAGACACGGCGGCAGTGCCAGGCCTGCCGGTTGCGCAAGTGCCTGGAGAGCGGCATGAAGAAGGAGA TGATCATGTCCGATGCCGCCGTGGAGCAGAGGCGGGCCTTGattaagaggaagaagagggaaaagatTGAGGCTCCACTCTCTGTAGGGCAGGGGCTGACTGAAGAACAGCAGGCGCtgatccaggagctgatggatgCTCAGACGAAGACCTTTGACACCACTTTCTCCCACTTCAAGGATTTCCGG CTGCCTGCAGTGCGTAACAGTGGCTGTGAGCTCCCAGAGTTTCTGCAGGCCTCACTGCTGGAAGACCCTGCCGCATGGAGTCAAATCATGAAAGATACGGTTCCAATGAGGATCTCTCTGAAGCTTCGGGGAGAAGACGGCAGCATCTGGAACTACCAACCCCCATCCACGAGCGATGGGAAAGAGATCATTCCTCTGCTGCCACATCTGGCCGATGTGTCAACTTACATGTTCAAGGGTGTCATCAACTTTGCCAAAGTCATCTCCTACTTCAG GGACCTGCCTATTGAGGACCAGATTTCCCTGCTGAAGGGAGCCACTTTTGAGATGTGCCTACTGAGGTTCAACACGATGTTCGACACAGAAACTGGAACCTGGGAGTGCGGTCGGCTGGCCTACTGCTTTGAAGATCCTGATG GtggcttccagaaacttctgCTGGACCCGCTGATGAAATTCCACAGCATGCTGAAGAGCCTGCACCTGCATAAGGAGGAGTACGTGCTGATGCAAGccatctccctcttctccccag aCCGTCCTGGTGTGGTACAGCGCAGTGTGGTGGACCAGCTGCAGGAACGATTTGCCCTCACCCTGAAGGCCTACATCGAGTGCTGTCGGCCATATCCTGCTCACAG gttcctgttCATGAAGATTATGGCTGTTCTCACTGAGCTGCGCAGTATCAACGCCCAGCAGACTCAGCACCTGCTGCGCATCCAAGACACACATCCCTTCGTCACCCCCCTCATGCAGGAGTTATTCAGCAGCACGGATAGCTGA